In Trichocoleus desertorum NBK24, the following are encoded in one genomic region:
- a CDS encoding helix-turn-helix domain-containing protein, producing MAGVTSIEVNESLDELVEQLRQAATPTAKERLQVLYWLKQEQAPSISTIAQAVGKHRNTVQTWLSMYREGGVAAMLEVKKSSGRVRVIPRWAEEALAKRLQDPNHGFQSYGAVQQWLAQTLGVEAQYHAVYQMTRYRLQAKLKVARPQHCRQDPQQREAFKQTLQTTSAC from the coding sequence ATGGCTGGTGTCACCTCGATTGAAGTCAACGAAAGTTTAGATGAGCTCGTAGAACAGTTGCGCCAAGCAGCTACGCCAACTGCCAAAGAACGACTGCAAGTGCTCTACTGGCTCAAGCAAGAGCAGGCACCGAGTATCAGCACGATCGCTCAAGCGGTGGGGAAACATCGCAACACGGTGCAAACCTGGTTATCGATGTACCGAGAAGGGGGAGTCGCAGCGATGCTGGAAGTGAAGAAATCATCTGGAAGGGTACGGGTGATTCCACGATGGGCGGAAGAAGCCCTAGCCAAGCGCCTACAAGACCCTAATCATGGATTTCAAAGCTACGGAGCGGTGCAGCAGTGGTTGGCTCAGACGCTAGGGGTCGAGGCGCAGTATCACGCGGTCTATCAGATGACGCGTTACCGACTCCAAGCCAAACTGAAAGTGGCCCGTCCTCAACATTGCCGACAAGACCCTCAGCAGCGAGAGGCGTTTAAGCAAACCTTGCAGACGACCTCAGCCTGCTGA
- a CDS encoding CRR6 family NdhI maturation factor, with product MTITISLKPEHFNNLDVSPVQTVIEKLIRDGAIAASEQQITFEIEYPREPEDPRELPEIPEIRLWFVRLDAAYPWLPFLLDWKAGELVRYTAMLVPHQFNRVEGIQYNPEALELFVMKKVFILADWLKQYGIPSKARLKSMAQMFGYELDDEFFSLVIL from the coding sequence ATGACAATCACAATTTCGCTCAAGCCCGAACATTTCAACAACCTAGATGTATCGCCCGTGCAAACTGTGATTGAGAAGTTAATTCGAGACGGGGCGATCGCGGCTTCAGAACAGCAAATCACCTTTGAAATTGAATATCCGCGTGAGCCTGAAGACCCCAGAGAGTTGCCTGAAATCCCGGAGATTCGCCTGTGGTTTGTGCGACTGGATGCGGCTTATCCTTGGTTGCCTTTTTTGCTCGACTGGAAAGCGGGAGAACTGGTCCGCTACACGGCCATGCTAGTGCCACATCAATTTAATCGAGTTGAAGGGATTCAGTACAACCCAGAGGCTCTAGAGTTGTTTGTGATGAAAAAAGTGTTTATCTTGGCAGATTGGCTGAAGCAATATGGTATCCCCAGCAAAGCTCGCCTCAAGTCAATGGCTCAGATGTTTGGCTATGAACTGGATGATGAATTTTTTAGCTTGGTGATTTTGTAA
- the thyX gene encoding FAD-dependent thymidylate synthase, which produces MQRFQVEVLRATTNPQQAIYLAMHQDYSEAWVYGERDRWPDETKCGELITKNLLAGNRGHYGPLEHPQIILNCGWFPHSTMQQIRTHRVGVSFDVQCLAGDTEVTFVKASGSLRKIRIAELYDLWTNGEKAVRNRNIRGRNGEAPGEYRRDCKSRLKKMSLRVLNEETGIFETSHIQDIFNQGVQPVYRLTLEDGRTLDCTENHQLFTARGWSRMGEALQLLTNADGKVLSFKEDCLLMTNGVVVGEGLYRDRLWLQEQLAAGLTARQMAQQAGCSVEAIKKWVYLHGLSLNKAKSGTPNPWNRGLRGAYRLQLTPEQRQQRRLRSQQLTRRGAKSNFWKGGVTQERVAIGAWTRTTAPQVHEKFNYICQRCGEWGGQLHAHHLLPVYSHPEQAYNFDNLVTVCTPCHQTIHSQGLELEFAQNFLPITELPPKPKPQGRKLKAHPMKVVQVKYLGRQQTYDIEVAGRWHNFVANGVVVHNSFRYTGQRIIDVVEGKRDVEDVFYLRPVGFYTDRQGKRYEYTEELRKQDLEWCFAGCERYKLRIDQGFSEEHARSLIPFDVRQHWVMSANVRSLMHLIDLRWKADAQLEAQKLCELIWPHFQAWVPAIAEWYETNRLKKARLAP; this is translated from the coding sequence ATGCAGAGATTCCAGGTTGAAGTCCTAAGGGCAACCACAAATCCCCAACAGGCGATTTATTTAGCCATGCACCAGGACTACAGCGAAGCCTGGGTCTACGGGGAGCGCGATCGCTGGCCCGATGAAACTAAATGTGGCGAGTTAATCACCAAGAACCTACTGGCGGGAAATCGGGGTCACTACGGCCCTCTAGAACATCCACAAATTATCCTCAACTGCGGCTGGTTCCCCCACTCCACCATGCAGCAAATCCGCACGCATCGGGTGGGCGTGAGCTTTGATGTTCAATGTCTCGCTGGAGATACAGAAGTTACCTTCGTTAAAGCATCGGGTAGCCTCCGCAAAATTAGAATTGCTGAACTCTATGACCTGTGGACCAATGGTGAAAAAGCCGTTAGGAATAGAAACATTCGCGGACGTAACGGTGAAGCACCTGGAGAGTACCGTCGTGATTGCAAAAGTCGCCTGAAGAAAATGTCGCTGCGGGTCTTGAATGAAGAAACTGGCATTTTCGAGACCAGCCATATTCAGGACATTTTCAATCAAGGCGTCCAGCCAGTCTATCGCCTCACCTTGGAAGATGGTCGCACTCTAGACTGCACCGAAAACCACCAACTATTCACGGCTCGGGGCTGGAGTCGCATGGGAGAAGCGCTGCAACTCCTGACCAATGCTGATGGTAAAGTCTTATCCTTCAAAGAAGATTGCCTTTTGATGACGAATGGAGTTGTCGTCGGCGAGGGACTATACCGCGATCGCCTTTGGCTCCAAGAACAGCTTGCTGCTGGGCTGACTGCTCGGCAAATGGCACAACAAGCAGGTTGCTCTGTTGAAGCAATCAAGAAATGGGTTTACCTACATGGTCTTAGCTTGAACAAAGCTAAATCAGGCACTCCCAACCCTTGGAACCGAGGACTGCGGGGCGCTTATCGTCTACAACTTACTCCAGAGCAACGCCAACAACGCCGCTTGCGATCGCAGCAATTGACTCGTCGGGGTGCCAAGAGTAATTTCTGGAAAGGGGGCGTCACTCAAGAACGAGTGGCGATTGGGGCTTGGACTCGAACCACTGCTCCTCAAGTTCACGAAAAGTTCAACTACATCTGCCAGCGCTGTGGTGAATGGGGAGGTCAGCTCCATGCTCATCATTTACTGCCTGTTTACTCCCATCCCGAACAAGCTTACAACTTTGACAATCTAGTGACAGTTTGCACTCCTTGTCACCAAACCATTCATAGTCAAGGGTTAGAGCTAGAGTTCGCTCAGAACTTCTTGCCTATTACCGAGCTACCTCCTAAGCCAAAACCCCAAGGTCGCAAGTTAAAAGCTCATCCGATGAAAGTCGTGCAGGTGAAGTATCTGGGACGACAGCAGACTTATGACATAGAAGTAGCGGGCCGCTGGCATAACTTTGTGGCGAATGGGGTGGTCGTACATAACTCATTTCGGTACACAGGACAACGCATTATTGATGTGGTGGAAGGCAAGCGAGATGTGGAAGATGTCTTCTATCTACGCCCCGTTGGTTTTTACACCGATCGCCAAGGCAAGCGCTACGAATACACCGAAGAACTGAGAAAGCAAGATTTGGAATGGTGCTTTGCAGGTTGCGAACGCTACAAACTCCGGATTGACCAGGGCTTCTCGGAGGAACATGCCCGCAGCTTGATTCCCTTTGATGTGCGGCAGCATTGGGTCATGTCGGCCAATGTGCGATCGCTGATGCATTTGATCGACCTCAGATGGAAAGCAGATGCTCAACTGGAAGCCCAAAAACTCTGTGAGCTAATCTGGCCGCACTTCCAAGCTTGGGTTCCGGCGATCGCCGAGTGGTATGAAACCAACCGATTAAAGAAGGCTCGTTTAGCGCCCTAG
- a CDS encoding SDR family NAD(P)-dependent oxidoreductase, with the protein MGKRLAGKVAVVTGGSKGLGQAFAKRLAEDGADVAIAATTLATETEEIVKATGQKAIVQICDVTSPESVAEFAAVVQTQLGQCDILVNNAGIYPFHAFEDMSFEDWRKVLAVSLDGTFLMCKAFIPGMKEQRFGRIINISSTANWLVIPNLAHYSAAKMGVIGLTRALATEMGEFGITVNAVAPGLVRTGTTEAGPQVHMFDPLAQMQAIKRTPVPDEIVGAVSFLASEDSAFITGQTLAVDGGLVRL; encoded by the coding sequence ATGGGTAAAAGATTGGCAGGCAAAGTCGCCGTAGTCACGGGTGGCTCCAAAGGTTTGGGGCAAGCCTTCGCTAAGCGGCTGGCAGAAGACGGCGCAGATGTCGCGATCGCTGCAACTACGCTGGCAACCGAAACCGAAGAAATAGTCAAAGCAACAGGACAGAAAGCGATCGTACAAATTTGTGATGTTACCTCTCCCGAATCTGTGGCTGAGTTTGCGGCAGTCGTGCAAACGCAACTGGGACAATGCGACATCCTGGTCAACAACGCGGGCATTTATCCCTTTCATGCCTTTGAGGACATGAGCTTTGAGGATTGGCGCAAAGTCCTAGCCGTGAGCTTGGACGGCACATTTCTCATGTGCAAAGCCTTTATTCCGGGTATGAAGGAGCAACGGTTTGGCCGAATTATTAACATTTCCTCCACCGCTAATTGGCTCGTGATTCCTAACCTGGCACACTACAGCGCTGCCAAAATGGGTGTAATCGGCCTAACCAGAGCCTTAGCCACCGAAATGGGAGAATTCGGCATTACCGTGAATGCAGTTGCCCCCGGCTTAGTTCGCACAGGCACCACAGAAGCAGGGCCACAAGTGCATATGTTTGACCCGCTCGCCCAAATGCAAGCCATCAAACGAACTCCTGTCCCAGACGAGATTGTTGGCGCTGTCTCATTCCTCGCCTCCGAAGACTCTGCCTTCATCACCGGACAAACACTGGCTGTTGACGGCGGTTTGGTGCGGTTGTAG
- a CDS encoding glycosyltransferase family 9 protein has translation MRVLALVPGGIGDQLLFFPTLDDLKRAYPDAQIDIVVEPRAKDAYRVCKSVHDIIPFDFKQNNSLADWGNLLGIIRDREYDTVLSLGQRWAIGLVLWLTGIPTRVGYAAGGERFLTQPVPLKQEQYAAQMYHDLLQGLNISTPCPEITINVPKKDIEWAEAEQKRLGIQESGYVLIHGGSSNLSKAKGIDKIYPVQNWQKIIQDFRQRQPNLPIVVVQGPDDAEFVTQLQEAAPDVKVTKPSDIGKLAAMIAAANLMLCTDSAPMHLAVAVKTFTLALFGPTDPNKLLPQANGAGETRFVGIKSPTDKMADITPETVLKKVWGN, from the coding sequence ATGCGAGTACTGGCCCTTGTCCCTGGTGGGATCGGCGATCAACTTCTGTTCTTCCCGACCCTTGATGACCTAAAACGGGCATACCCCGATGCCCAAATTGATATTGTCGTGGAACCGCGAGCCAAAGATGCTTACAGAGTCTGTAAGTCTGTTCACGACATCATCCCCTTCGACTTCAAACAAAACAATAGCTTGGCAGATTGGGGCAATCTCCTAGGTATTATTCGCGATCGCGAGTACGATACTGTCTTGTCCTTAGGGCAGCGTTGGGCGATCGGACTCGTCCTTTGGCTCACAGGCATTCCGACGCGAGTTGGTTATGCGGCAGGTGGTGAACGCTTCCTGACTCAACCAGTCCCCCTGAAGCAAGAACAGTACGCGGCGCAAATGTACCACGACCTCCTGCAAGGTCTTAACATCTCTACCCCCTGTCCAGAAATCACAATTAACGTTCCTAAAAAAGATATCGAATGGGCCGAAGCAGAACAAAAACGCTTAGGCATTCAAGAAAGTGGTTATGTCCTGATCCACGGTGGATCGAGCAACCTGTCTAAAGCCAAAGGTATTGATAAAATTTACCCGGTGCAAAACTGGCAAAAAATTATTCAAGATTTCCGGCAGCGTCAACCAAATCTCCCTATTGTGGTGGTGCAAGGGCCAGATGATGCGGAGTTTGTCACTCAGTTACAGGAAGCGGCCCCAGATGTCAAAGTGACCAAACCCAGTGACATTGGTAAGCTCGCAGCTATGATTGCAGCAGCCAACTTGATGCTCTGCACCGACAGTGCCCCCATGCATCTCGCGGTTGCTGTCAAAACCTTTACCCTGGCCTTGTTTGGGCCTACCGATCCTAATAAACTTCTCCCCCAAGCTAACGGTGCGGGCGAAACTCGCTTTGTAGGGATAAAATCTCCTACTGACAAGATGGCGGACATTACGCCAGAAACGGTGCTCAAGAAAGTTTGGGGCAATTAG
- a CDS encoding ISAzo13 family transposase: MIAADVVEQIRFKYEAFAPYLNEQTRRIWAAIEARSLGHGGVSALSKATGLSRNTITSGQRTLEATEETIVTGSIRKPGGGRKRVEERDETLIKRLDDLVEPTTRGDPTSALRWTCKSVNKLAQELQRQGHQVSAKTVYTLLKSMDYSLQSNRKTREGKDHPDRDAQFEHIATTVEQFQQLHRPVISIDTKNKELVGNFHHPGREWEPKGEPVEVNVHDFADKTLGKAIPYGIYDLALNQGWVSVGIDHDTAEFAVESIRHWWLDMGQLLYPRSKHLLITADCGGSNGYRNRLWKLKLQEFADEMGLTVHLCHFPPGTSKWNKIEHRLFCHITQNWRGRPLTSLQVIINLIGSTTTEQGLEVHAQLDEKRYKTGIKVTDEEFNAIAIRRKRFHGDWNYQISPRKAA, encoded by the coding sequence ATGATCGCAGCGGATGTTGTTGAACAAATTCGCTTCAAGTACGAGGCATTTGCTCCTTATTTGAATGAGCAAACACGACGCATCTGGGCAGCAATTGAAGCACGAAGTTTGGGGCATGGTGGTGTGAGTGCACTATCAAAGGCAACAGGACTGAGCCGCAATACGATTACATCGGGACAAAGAACTCTAGAAGCGACTGAGGAAACGATTGTCACAGGTTCGATTCGTAAACCAGGAGGAGGACGTAAGCGAGTCGAAGAGCGCGATGAGACATTAATCAAGCGTCTCGATGACCTGGTTGAACCGACGACTCGAGGAGACCCGACTTCGGCACTGCGATGGACCTGTAAAAGTGTGAACAAATTAGCACAGGAACTTCAAAGACAGGGACATCAAGTCAGCGCTAAGACCGTTTATACCCTGCTCAAGTCAATGGACTACAGCTTGCAAAGCAATCGCAAAACTCGCGAAGGCAAAGATCATCCCGACCGTGATGCCCAGTTTGAGCACATCGCAACCACGGTTGAGCAGTTTCAACAGTTGCATCGCCCTGTGATTTCAATCGATACCAAGAACAAGGAACTGGTGGGCAATTTCCATCATCCTGGGCGAGAGTGGGAACCAAAGGGAGAGCCTGTGGAGGTCAATGTCCATGACTTTGCTGACAAGACATTGGGCAAAGCAATTCCCTATGGCATCTATGACTTGGCTTTGAACCAGGGTTGGGTGAGCGTCGGCATTGACCATGACACGGCTGAATTTGCCGTTGAGTCCATTCGTCACTGGTGGTTAGACATGGGGCAACTGCTTTATCCGCGTAGTAAGCATTTATTAATCACGGCAGACTGTGGGGGCAGCAATGGCTACCGCAATCGCTTGTGGAAGTTGAAACTCCAAGAGTTCGCTGATGAGATGGGTTTAACGGTTCACCTGTGCCATTTCCCACCAGGTACGAGCAAATGGAACAAGATTGAGCATCGACTGTTCTGCCATATCACGCAAAACTGGCGAGGTAGACCTTTAACGAGTTTGCAAGTCATCATCAACCTGATTGGAAGCACTACGACAGAGCAAGGCTTAGAAGTTCATGCTCAACTCGATGAAAAGCGATACAAAACGGGCATTAAAGTAACGGATGAAGAGTTTAACGCGATTGCGATTCGGCGCAAACGGTTTCATGGAGATTGGAACTATCAAATCAGCCCCAGAAAAGCTGCTTAA
- the ispD gene encoding 2-C-methyl-D-erythritol 4-phosphate cytidylyltransferase encodes MYLLIPAAGMGRRMGSDRNKLLLTLLEKPLLAWTLLAAEASRPIQWIGIVGQPEDWPDFKEIIASVSLTKPIKLIQGGSTRQESVYNGLQALPPEADRVLIHDGARCLATPELLDRCAEALQECSGLIAAVPVKDTIKVVEAGTHWIKSTPDRQFLWAAQTPQGFDVAQLKQCHETGRSQGWEVTDDAALFEKCNLPVRIVPGEETNLKVTTPVDLAIAEFILRQRLGSPMST; translated from the coding sequence GTGTACTTATTAATTCCAGCCGCCGGAATGGGTCGTCGCATGGGTAGCGATCGCAATAAATTGTTGTTGACCCTCCTAGAAAAACCTTTGCTCGCTTGGACCTTGCTGGCGGCTGAAGCGTCTCGCCCCATCCAATGGATTGGCATTGTCGGTCAGCCAGAAGATTGGCCTGACTTCAAAGAAATTATTGCTAGCGTCTCCCTAACCAAGCCTATAAAACTGATTCAAGGTGGCTCGACTCGCCAAGAATCGGTTTACAACGGCCTCCAAGCACTCCCTCCAGAAGCCGATCGCGTGTTGATTCATGATGGAGCGCGGTGTCTAGCCACACCAGAACTGCTCGATCGCTGTGCGGAGGCATTGCAGGAATGCTCTGGACTGATTGCCGCTGTCCCCGTCAAAGACACGATTAAGGTCGTAGAGGCAGGAACCCACTGGATCAAGAGCACACCCGATCGCCAATTTCTGTGGGCCGCTCAAACTCCCCAAGGCTTTGATGTTGCTCAGCTCAAGCAATGTCACGAAACCGGGCGATCGCAAGGTTGGGAAGTGACCGATGACGCGGCGCTATTTGAAAAATGCAACCTGCCCGTCCGGATTGTGCCCGGAGAAGAAACCAATCTGAAGGTCACAACCCCAGTGGATCTAGCGATCGCAGAGTTCATCCTGCGCCAACGCTTAGGCTCTCCCATGTCCACTTAA
- a CDS encoding HAD family hydrolase, translating to MQGAGSKVAVFLDRDGVLNVEAGYIRNVADLHLVPGAAQAVRRLNEQSLFCCLVSNQSGPARNYYPISHVEALHQRLCLLLNQEAGAHLDALYFCPTLSPPEGGINPDLTRWSTWRKPNTGMLIAAAWEHDLDISQSFMVGDKATDIDMAHNAGCTGILVQTGFGDRVLGGEYQHHTRPDYIAADLPAAVNWILQKASVIST from the coding sequence ATGCAGGGGGCAGGAAGTAAAGTTGCGGTCTTTTTGGATCGTGATGGTGTGCTCAATGTTGAGGCTGGCTACATTCGCAACGTCGCAGATTTGCATTTGGTTCCCGGTGCAGCTCAGGCAGTACGGCGGTTGAATGAGCAAAGCTTGTTTTGCTGCTTGGTGTCTAACCAATCGGGGCCAGCTCGCAACTACTATCCCATCAGTCACGTTGAAGCTTTGCACCAGCGACTCTGCTTGCTCTTGAACCAAGAAGCAGGAGCTCATTTAGATGCCTTGTACTTCTGTCCCACCCTCAGCCCCCCAGAAGGTGGAATAAATCCCGATTTGACCCGCTGGAGCACTTGGCGCAAACCCAACACAGGCATGCTGATTGCGGCAGCCTGGGAGCATGACCTCGATATCAGCCAAAGTTTTATGGTTGGAGATAAGGCGACCGATATCGACATGGCTCACAATGCAGGCTGCACCGGGATATTAGTTCAGACTGGTTTTGGCGATCGCGTCTTAGGTGGCGAATACCAACATCACACCCGCCCCGACTACATTGCCGCAGATCTCCCTGCTGCCGTTAACTGGATTCTGCAAAAAGCCAGTGTAATTTCTACTTGA
- a CDS encoding alpha/beta hydrolase → MATRRFFDSLPFSWEGKSAETIQNDRRWLESITRNAAPFSDWWTKARIIQLAYPAPPNPPVTALGHLPIYAGLGSEAAIAEVLQNLCSPEEYPDFHRKVTVEFVTETLNCWKLRQFSQAISRNFEVYADREHANTFLVTSTAPVSLEVDRQLPPLHRFRPLFNVDEFARIIEERQAKRLSLRTHGYSSPATSFYESFINEANELNQTDPNTQARTLQNDHFYVGYQWPSEQPVTSPGLWADYRSHLGIVFKFLFVLSGVAGIFGTILYVFLKLFGVPVLKLLGLLPGVAQVWERSDFVATVDLAVQWYWIVPTVFLLWTTVFLLLRIVVYLRDRYRAIHYGAPDLAEFFWRLDKALNKLGNSKASSSSEVEAEEAKFQGDCQLSLNLIGHSMGGLLVVSVLRILSDRFGKDDQGSLLPDPSSPVNEEADNIGKHLRLDTLILASPDIPLEFMREGRNNYVRSAMRRCRRIYLMSSDRDIVLRYLSTVSNWFSEPSIQMAGMRLGNIYLKPIQVDSHTQYRPYIRIMIHSERAVQPTSSYELFRKFNYLDCSEMRGDQGTGGINAVAFALNRFNGLLIDLINTTLFLFGIKKLDVHGGYFQTNTRSFQILKFLLTANFLADEVIKDEIEAMIAGTPIKFLPSQPWIMPTSTTDSTNSTVNNS, encoded by the coding sequence ATGGCAACTCGGCGCTTTTTCGACAGTCTACCGTTCTCGTGGGAAGGAAAATCTGCCGAAACGATTCAGAACGATCGCCGTTGGCTAGAATCCATTACGCGCAATGCTGCCCCGTTTTCGGACTGGTGGACTAAAGCGCGGATTATCCAGCTAGCTTACCCAGCGCCTCCCAACCCACCTGTCACAGCGCTAGGGCATTTACCAATCTATGCGGGGCTAGGTTCAGAAGCTGCGATCGCTGAAGTTTTGCAGAATTTGTGCAGTCCAGAGGAGTATCCTGACTTTCACCGCAAAGTGACTGTTGAGTTTGTGACGGAAACGCTCAACTGCTGGAAGTTGCGCCAATTTTCTCAAGCAATTAGCCGTAACTTTGAGGTTTACGCCGACCGGGAACATGCCAACACCTTTTTGGTAACGAGTACTGCTCCAGTATCGCTAGAGGTCGATCGCCAATTGCCTCCGCTCCATCGATTTCGGCCTCTATTCAACGTCGATGAGTTTGCTCGCATCATTGAGGAGCGTCAGGCCAAGCGGCTCAGCCTTAGAACTCACGGCTACTCCAGTCCTGCTACCAGCTTTTACGAATCGTTTATTAATGAAGCTAATGAGCTGAATCAGACCGATCCAAACACCCAAGCCCGCACGCTACAAAACGACCACTTCTACGTTGGCTATCAGTGGCCGAGCGAACAACCTGTGACCAGTCCAGGACTCTGGGCCGACTACCGAAGCCATTTGGGAATTGTCTTCAAGTTTTTATTCGTGCTGAGCGGCGTTGCAGGGATTTTTGGCACGATTCTCTATGTTTTTTTGAAACTGTTTGGCGTTCCAGTGCTGAAGTTGTTGGGGCTGCTTCCTGGCGTTGCTCAGGTATGGGAGCGGAGCGATTTTGTAGCTACTGTCGATTTGGCAGTGCAGTGGTATTGGATTGTGCCCACGGTGTTTTTGCTGTGGACGACTGTGTTCCTGCTCTTGCGAATTGTGGTTTATCTGCGCGATCGCTACCGAGCGATTCACTATGGTGCGCCAGATTTAGCTGAGTTTTTCTGGCGGCTGGACAAAGCCCTCAACAAGCTCGGCAACAGTAAGGCATCCAGTTCCTCAGAGGTCGAAGCAGAGGAGGCGAAATTTCAGGGCGATTGCCAGCTTAGCCTGAATCTCATCGGTCACAGCATGGGTGGACTGTTGGTTGTGAGCGTGCTACGAATCTTGTCCGATCGTTTTGGTAAAGATGACCAAGGTAGCTTACTCCCTGACCCCAGCAGTCCGGTGAATGAGGAAGCTGACAACATTGGCAAGCATCTCCGCTTAGATACGCTGATTTTGGCATCACCGGATATCCCTCTAGAATTTATGCGGGAGGGGCGCAATAACTATGTGCGCTCGGCAATGCGGCGCTGTCGGCGGATTTACTTGATGTCGAGCGATCGCGATATTGTGCTGCGCTACCTTTCTACAGTGAGTAATTGGTTTAGTGAACCGAGTATTCAGATGGCTGGAATGCGGCTGGGCAATATTTATCTCAAGCCGATTCAGGTTGACAGCCATACGCAATACCGCCCTTATATTCGCATCATGATCCATTCAGAGCGAGCGGTACAACCTACTTCGTCCTATGAGCTGTTCCGCAAATTCAATTATCTAGATTGCTCAGAAATGCGGGGTGATCAAGGAACGGGTGGCATTAATGCGGTGGCTTTTGCGCTCAATCGTTTTAATGGTTTGCTGATTGACTTAATCAACACGACGCTATTTTTGTTTGGCATCAAAAAGCTAGATGTGCATGGCGGTTATTTTCAAACCAACACGCGATCGTTTCAAATTCTCAAGTTCTTACTCACGGCCAACTTTTTGGCGGATGAGGTGATTAAGGATGAGATCGAAGCGATGATTGCAGGCACTCCGATTAAGTTCTTGCCTAGCCAGCCTTGGATTATGCCTACTTCTACTACTGACTCTACTAACTCAACCGTAAACAACTCCTAG
- a CDS encoding IS630 family transposase — protein MSQHAGQGHEDKRPIRYFASDESGFGLHTLIGRLITACGVKPIGAWEYFFKAFWLYGAAEPATGASFFLQFSHVDTECYQRFLDEFSQAYPDSLNIVQVDNGRFHKGQGLVVPENIILLFQPPYCPELNPVERLWEHLKADLKWASFKTLAQLQTKVDQLLAELTPEEVASITGYPFILDALSALNAV, from the coding sequence CTGAGTCAGCACGCTGGTCAAGGGCACGAAGACAAACGCCCGATTCGCTACTTTGCGTCCGATGAGAGCGGCTTTGGACTACACACGCTCATCGGGCGCTTGATTACCGCTTGTGGCGTCAAGCCCATTGGAGCGTGGGAGTACTTCTTCAAAGCCTTCTGGCTCTATGGAGCGGCCGAACCTGCAACGGGGGCATCCTTTTTCCTGCAATTTTCCCATGTCGATACGGAATGCTATCAGCGCTTCTTGGATGAGTTCTCTCAGGCTTATCCCGATAGCCTCAATATTGTTCAAGTCGATAACGGACGGTTCCACAAGGGCCAGGGTCTCGTGGTGCCAGAGAACATCATCCTGTTGTTTCAACCGCCTTACTGCCCAGAGTTAAATCCAGTGGAGCGATTGTGGGAACATCTCAAGGCAGATCTCAAATGGGCCTCGTTCAAGACGTTGGCTCAACTCCAAACCAAAGTCGATCAACTCTTGGCTGAGTTAACGCCTGAAGAGGTTGCTTCCATCACAGGTTATCCCTTCATCTTGGATGCTCTATCTGCCTTGAACGCTGTTTAA
- a CDS encoding two-component system response regulator, with translation MQSLSSYVLVLSQQSDDLEILKSLLSRLCCAVSVAGSEAQAMAQANQELPYLVILSGDRHAWSRGLVHHLRSMTRTSNTTIVALTDCHAPSWLPQEENPGFDGFLVKPISGDILSSLVQSARVRRSCLVGS, from the coding sequence ATGCAGTCACTTTCGAGTTATGTGTTGGTTCTGAGCCAACAATCAGATGATTTAGAGATATTAAAGTCTCTACTAAGCCGACTCTGCTGTGCTGTCAGTGTAGCTGGCTCAGAAGCACAAGCAATGGCTCAAGCGAATCAAGAACTACCTTATCTAGTAATTTTGTCAGGCGATCGCCATGCTTGGTCACGGGGCTTGGTTCATCATTTACGCAGCATGACCCGGACTAGCAACACGACTATTGTGGCCCTAACCGATTGTCATGCCCCTAGTTGGTTGCCCCAGGAAGAAAACCCTGGATTCGATGGTTTTCTAGTCAAACCGATCAGTGGCGACATCCTTTCTTCGTTAGTGCAATCGGCTAGAGTGCGGCGCAGTTGCTTAGTCGGAAGTTAA